GGTCGGAGGGCAGCCGGGGATAAAGACATCAACTGGCAGCACTTCCGCCAGCCCACCGTGGGCGAAAGCGCTTGGCCCCATCATGCCTCCGCTGCACGCGCAAGCTCCCACTGCCACCACTAAACGCGGATCAGGCATTGCCTCATAGGTCCGCAGCAGCGGCTCTTTCATCGCGTGGGTCACCGGCCCGGTCACAAGCAGCAGATCAGCATGGCGCGGCGAGGGGGTAAAGAAGATCCCCAGGCGCTGGATATCATAATAGGGATTCGTGAGCATTTTGATCTCAGACTCACAGGCATTGCACGAGCCAGCGTCCACGTGTCGGATATGAAGCGAGCCCCCGAACAAACGTTGTATACGTTTTTTGAGCTGCTCAGCAGCGTTTTCAGTTGCCACATCAGCAGGCATCGCCGTCATTCTGCTCCTTTCCATCCAGATATTCCTGTTCTCTATATGGAGAAAAGCGCACAACCTGGCGCAGGTCCTCACGTCCTGTCACAGCCAATTCATAGTCGGGTGTCATGCGTAGGGCCTCTGTCGGGCAGGCCTGCGCGCAGAGACCGCACATAATACAGCGGGCGTAGTCCAGCGTCACCTCCTGCCGCACGCCCGAGGTATCCTCTTCCATCTGCCAGCACTGCTGATCACCGTCCCCGGTCTCTGCTGAAGAGAGCAGACGGGTGCTCAGGCTCAGTGCTGCGGGCAGACAGAGCTGCACACAGGCTGTGCAACCCTGGTCCGCTTGGCACCGGCTGGCGTCGAGGATAGGCCGACCGCGGAACGTTGCAGGCATTGGTTCAGGGCGGGCAGGATAGCGTGTGGTAAGCACGCCGGTACGCAGCCCTTTGCGCACCCAGGAAAAGAACATGATATTTTCCTCCTCTGTCCTCGGAGAACAGCCTCAGATCATCGCCGAATGCCTTTGCTGCTCAGCGTTCCTTATCCCTGCCTGGACGAATCGTCTCACCCTTCGTCCCCTCAGCTATTAGCGCCTGCGATCGAAAGGCCGAAGCTCTGCTCAATGACCGGAAAATCCGTCAAGATATTGTGACCGGGAATGGCAATAGGGAAAGCCTGCCAATTAGCGAAGGAGGCTGGGCGTACACGATAGCGACGCAAGGTAGCATCTTCCCCAACCAGGAGCCAGTGGACCGCCTCACCATGAGGGGTCTCTGCCCATCCCAGTGCAGAGCCCCCTGGTGGCAAGGGGGGCATTGGCACCCGCACCTCACCCAGTGGAAGCCGCTTCAGGGCCTGTTCGATGATGAAAAGCGACTGCCTCGCCTCTTCCAGACGGATCTGCGAGCGGGCAAAGGCATCACCTTTTTGGAGAACGGGCACCTCGAACTGTACTTCCCCATAGGCAGCATAGGGATGGTCGCGTCGCAGGTCTCGATCAATACCGGAGGCGCGTCCGATTGGGCCGACGACGCTGTAAGCCCGGGCCTCGTCTGGGGGCAAAATGCCAGTTTCTTCCAGGCGGTCGTTATGCGAGGAAGAGTTGAGTAGCAAGGAGTGTAGCTCTTCCAGAGCCCCTCTGCATTCACGGCTCAGGGCTTCAATCGCCGCGATGTCTGCCTTTGCCAGGTCACGGCTCAGACCACCAGGGACATTCATGCCAAAGAGATAGCGATGCCCACTGATTGCGGCATTGAGGCGCAGTACGCGCTCTTTCAGAATATCAAACTGGGCCTGAGCAACGACCAGACCAGTAGCCTGACAGAGGTCAGCCTGGTAGCCCAGATGATTAAAGAGCCGCTCCAGCTCCCCCAGGATGGTACGCAGAAAGCGTGCGCGTAGTGGGACCTGTACTCCAGCCAGGCGCTCCAGTGCCTGACACAGGGCCAGCGAGTGAGAGAAGGCACTGGTGCCGGTGATACGCTCGGCCACCAGCGGCAACAACTCCGGCGACAGTCCCTCGGCTCGCTTCTCGAGGCCCCGATGCTTGTAAAACAACTGCAGGTGGACATCGACCAGCTCCTCACCTACCGTACGTAGCCGAAAATGGCCCGACTCCACTACCCCGGAACGCACCGGCCCTAGAGGATAATCGACCACCCCAGGAGGAGCTTCTTCCAGCTCTACAGCGCCTGCTTCATCTGCCGCCGTCGGCTGTGCCTGCGACCAGGAGAAGTCCGCACGCTGCGTCCAAAGCCTCTCTGGCCAGCTTGCAGGAAGCCGTAGGCGTTGCAGGAAAGGATGCCCGCGCGGTAAGGCTCCCGTTTCTTCCCAGACTACACGTTCATACCAGTCCGTCGCGGGCAAGCGATCGACAAGACTAGGGAAAGCTGCTCCCTCCTGCGCAAGCTCAGTAAGCAAATGGAGCCAGGCCTGCGCTTCATCAAGCGCAAAAAGGAGATGGAGCTGAAGTGTCCCCGTTGATGGATAGCCAGCGACAGCGAACAGATCAACGAAACGGGCTTGCGACTCCCGTTGAAGAGCCTCTATCGCCGCTGTCAGTGCTTCGACTGGAAGCACCAGCACAATCTCCTCACTCTCCTCTGAAACAGAGCGGATGACCCCCCCACAGGTCATAGCAAGATGGGTTGCAAGGATCTGGAGCTCGCTCATTGTCCAGCGCCTCCCAGCACAGTACTAGCCTGATGAAGTAGCGTACTCAGCGGAGCAGGAATCCAGATCCCCAGGCAGAGGACAACGAGCATGCTGAGCGCCATAGCCAGCACGCTCAGATAGCTGAATTCGCCCGGCTTGCTCGTCTCCGGCGGCTTCCCGAAAAGCATATGGCTGAGCTTAAAGAGCATCCCCATAAAGATGAGTGCGATCATGACGAGAACGGCAGCTGCCACCAGCGCAAAGCCCTGGCGAAAACCCGCACTGAGGATCGTCATTTCACTCATGAAGAGGCCAAAGGGCGGTGATCCAGTGAGCGCCAGCCCTCCTGCCAGCAGCATCCCTCCACTGATTGGCAACAGCCTGATTACACCAGCAACACGACTGATTTCCTTCGTTTCATACTTCAGTAAGATCTGCCCAGCAGCAAAGAACAT
This region of Thermogemmatispora onikobensis genomic DNA includes:
- a CDS encoding 4Fe-4S binding protein, whose translation is MFFSWVRKGLRTGVLTTRYPARPEPMPATFRGRPILDASRCQADQGCTACVQLCLPAALSLSTRLLSSAETGDGDQQCWQMEEDTSGVRQEVTLDYARCIMCGLCAQACPTEALRMTPDYELAVTGREDLRQVVRFSPYREQEYLDGKEQNDGDAC
- a CDS encoding NADH-quinone oxidoreductase subunit B family protein, which produces MPADVATENAAEQLKKRIQRLFGGSLHIRHVDAGSCNACESEIKMLTNPYYDIQRLGIFFTPSPRHADLLLVTGPVTHAMKEPLLRTYEAMPDPRLVVAVGACACSGGMMGPSAFAHGGLAEVLPVDVFIPGCPPT
- a CDS encoding hydrogenase large subunit, with the protein product MSELQILATHLAMTCGGVIRSVSEESEEIVLVLPVEALTAAIEALQRESQARFVDLFAVAGYPSTGTLQLHLLFALDEAQAWLHLLTELAQEGAAFPSLVDRLPATDWYERVVWEETGALPRGHPFLQRLRLPASWPERLWTQRADFSWSQAQPTAADEAGAVELEEAPPGVVDYPLGPVRSGVVESGHFRLRTVGEELVDVHLQLFYKHRGLEKRAEGLSPELLPLVAERITGTSAFSHSLALCQALERLAGVQVPLRARFLRTILGELERLFNHLGYQADLCQATGLVVAQAQFDILKERVLRLNAAISGHRYLFGMNVPGGLSRDLAKADIAAIEALSRECRGALEELHSLLLNSSSHNDRLEETGILPPDEARAYSVVGPIGRASGIDRDLRRDHPYAAYGEVQFEVPVLQKGDAFARSQIRLEEARQSLFIIEQALKRLPLGEVRVPMPPLPPGGSALGWAETPHGEAVHWLLVGEDATLRRYRVRPASFANWQAFPIAIPGHNILTDFPVIEQSFGLSIAGANS